The following proteins come from a genomic window of Candidatus Aminicenantes bacterium:
- a CDS encoding DUF169 domain-containing protein, whose translation MELKLKAKFEELFARYFSGAELPLIFYYADEPPAGMEAPPPSKGWHCFVADLAAARKGESLCLDEPALGCGKRFCGFPVPQRPNFEYFLSCGIPGKLEGERYKKTPAIVKQLMEKWPAWRGPAKYLVLKRWDKMSEADRPEAAIFFANPDILSGLFTLANYEETDPFGVIAPFSAGCGTVIQYPFLENQKENPKCVLGMFDVSARPCVGADELTFAAPMKKFARMIDDFAESFVITRSWEKVMQRLV comes from the coding sequence ATGGAACTGAAACTGAAAGCCAAATTCGAGGAACTTTTCGCCAGGTATTTTTCCGGTGCGGAATTGCCGCTGATCTTCTATTATGCCGATGAACCGCCGGCGGGGATGGAGGCGCCGCCGCCGAGCAAGGGCTGGCATTGCTTCGTCGCCGACTTGGCCGCGGCCAGGAAGGGCGAGTCGCTGTGCCTGGACGAACCGGCGCTGGGCTGCGGCAAGCGCTTCTGCGGCTTCCCGGTGCCGCAGCGGCCCAATTTCGAGTATTTCCTTTCCTGCGGCATTCCAGGCAAGCTGGAAGGGGAACGCTACAAGAAGACGCCGGCGATCGTGAAGCAGCTCATGGAAAAATGGCCCGCATGGCGCGGGCCGGCAAAATACCTTGTCCTGAAGCGCTGGGACAAGATGAGCGAAGCCGACCGCCCCGAGGCGGCGATTTTCTTCGCCAACCCCGATATCCTTTCAGGTCTGTTCACTTTGGCCAACTATGAGGAGACCGATCCGTTCGGAGTGATCGCCCCCTTTTCCGCCGGCTGCGGCACCGTCATCCAGTACCCATTCCTGGAGAACCAGAAGGAAAATCCAAAATGCGTGCTGGGGATGTTCGACGTCTCGGCCCGCCCCTGCGTCGGGGCCGACGAGCTCACTTTCGCCGCGCCCATGAAAAAGTTCGCGCGCATGATCGACGATTTTGCCGAGAGTTTCGTCATCACCCGCTCCTGGGAAAAGGTGATGCAGCGCTTGGTTTGA